From Pseudomonas sp. stari2:
AGCCTGACCCTGCGCCGGGATCTGGAAACCCTCAACAATCTGGTGCAGATCAACGTCACCCTTGGCCAGTCGGGCAAGGCCGGCAATGTCGAAGCGCAAATCACCGGGCTGGAAAAAACCGTGCTGGTGCGCCTGCAAGGGCTGACGGCCATGACCGAGGACCCGGAGCAGATCAAGGTCTTCGATGCCAAGCGCGATGAGATGATTACCGCGTTCAAGGCCCAGCAAGTGGAAAGCTCCCTGCAAAGCAAAAGTGCGCTGATCGGCAAGCTGCTCGGCAGCGCACAGATTTTCAGCCAGATCATCGCCAGCCAGGCCGGTCTGAGCCGCGACACCCAGAGCGATATCCGTCAACTCAGCGAACTGGTCACTGCGATCACACCAGCCATCACTCAGACCCTCGGTGAAGGCCGGGCCGTAGGCTCATTCTCGTTGGGGCAGGGTTTTCTCAACAGTTCCTCCAGCACCCGGTTCGATGAGCTGCTGGCACAGATCGAAAAACTCCAGGGCGAGTACGGGCTGAAACTGCAGGATGCACTGGGCTCAAGCAAAGCCGCGCGGGACTCGCTGAGTACCGTGGCCGATGTCAGCAAGGCCTCGCTGAAGCAGGCCAGCGAAATATTCGAAGAGCAAGTGGTGGTCGCCGAGACCCTTGATGCGCCGTGGCAGGCTTTTTATGATCAGGTCACGGGCCTGATGGACCGGACATACCAACTCAACGAAGCCACCCTGAAATTCCTCGATACCCAATTGCAGCAACGTCTGGCGCAGAACCGCACGCACATGGTGTTGCAGGCTGTGGCGCTGTCGGTGGTGTTCGTGCTGATTTTCTACCTCTATGGCGGCTTCTACGCCTCGACCCGCAACACGCTTAAACGCCTGGGCGCGATGATGGACAAGGTCGCCGCCGGGGACATGACGGTCAACTTCGTAGCCCATAGCCGCGATGAACTGGGCGAGCTGGGCGAGGTGTTCAATGGCACGGTGCGCAAGATCCACGACCTGATCGAGCGGGTCGGGCATACCGTCGGCGAAGTCGAGCGTCAGGCCGGGCAAGTGGAAAACGTCTCGGCGCAAAGCAATCAGGCCGTGGCCGGACAGCGCACTCAGATCGAACAAGTGGCTACGGCCATGAACCAGATGTCGGCCACTTCGCTGGAAGTCGCGCGCAGTGCGGCGGCTGCGGTCAGCAGCGCCCACAGCGTCAACGATGAAACCATCAGCGGACGTGGCCTGGTGGAGTCGCAGCAGGGCAGCATCGCAGCACTGGCCAGTGAGATCGATCAGTCGGTGTTGGTGATCAACCAGTTGGCCAGCGACAGCCAGTCGATCAGCCGAGTGCTGGAGGTGATCAAGAGCATTGCCGAGCAGACCAATCTGTTGGCCCTCAACGCGGCGATCGAGGCCGCGCGTGCCGGGGAACAAGGACGAGGTTTTGCGGTAGTGGCGGACGAAGTACGGACCCTGGCCAAACGTACTCAGCAATCGACCGAAGAAATCGAGCAGATGATCGCCAAGCTGCACGGCGGGGTCGGTGCAGCGGTGAAGGCCATGGGCGTTAGCCATCAGATGGCCAATGGCACCGTCGGGCAGTCGGAAAAGGTCCAGCAGGCCCTGGAAAACATCCTCGGTGCGGTAGGCATGATCGTCGATCAGAACCAGCAGATCGCCGCTGCCGTGGAGCAGCAGACCGCTGTCGCCCATGACATCGACCAGAACATCGTCGAGATCAACCGTGCCGGTGAGCGCACGGCCGAAGGGGCCTATCAGACCGAAAACGCCAGTCGGGCACTGTCGGCGCAGGTGGTTGAGTTGAAACAGTTGAT
This genomic window contains:
- a CDS encoding methyl-accepting chemotaxis protein codes for the protein MKSLLYPAVSLMNRLSFGMKFSLISVLFLVPMLVTNFYLVRDSYREFQGTRVELQSLDLLGSSLTLRRDLETLNNLVQINVTLGQSGKAGNVEAQITGLEKTVLVRLQGLTAMTEDPEQIKVFDAKRDEMITAFKAQQVESSLQSKSALIGKLLGSAQIFSQIIASQAGLSRDTQSDIRQLSELVTAITPAITQTLGEGRAVGSFSLGQGFLNSSSSTRFDELLAQIEKLQGEYGLKLQDALGSSKAARDSLSTVADVSKASLKQASEIFEEQVVVAETLDAPWQAFYDQVTGLMDRTYQLNEATLKFLDTQLQQRLAQNRTHMVLQAVALSVVFVLIFYLYGGFYASTRNTLKRLGAMMDKVAAGDMTVNFVAHSRDELGELGEVFNGTVRKIHDLIERVGHTVGEVERQAGQVENVSAQSNQAVAGQRTQIEQVATAMNQMSATSLEVARSAAAAVSSAHSVNDETISGRGLVESQQGSIAALASEIDQSVLVINQLASDSQSISRVLEVIKSIAEQTNLLALNAAIEAARAGEQGRGFAVVADEVRTLAKRTQQSTEEIEQMIAKLHGGVGAAVKAMGVSHQMANGTVGQSEKVQQALENILGAVGMIVDQNQQIAAAVEQQTAVAHDIDQNIVEINRAGERTAEGAYQTENASRALSAQVVELKQLISAFRV